In Cutaneotrichosporon cavernicola HIS019 DNA, chromosome: 1, one DNA window encodes the following:
- a CDS encoding uncharacterized protein (Protein of unknown function (DUF2462)), translating into MAQGASKLKTKAPSGGRKKSGQTKKGKRDAPPKKLQHVRERATQKKLSSTINNSIERQMVNAASAGKLTIMRNKGGEEPAKK; encoded by the exons ATGGCACAAGGCGCATCAAAACTCAAGACAAAGGCGCCAAGCGGGGGACGCAAAAAGTCGGGCCAGACCAAGAAGGGAAAGCGCGACGCACCACCCAAGAAGCTGCAGCatgtgcgcgagcgcgctACCCAGAAG AAACTCAGCAGCACAATCAATAACTCTATCGAACGGCAGATGGTCAATGCTGCTTCGGCGGGCAAGCTGACTATTATGCGGAATAAGGGTGGTGAGGA GCCGGCGAAGAAGTAG
- a CDS encoding uncharacterized protein (Predicted SAM-dependent RNA methyltransferase) has protein sequence MTFNDSDKMADKDKDKGFKYIIEHMEEDDAGTHALPEYAHMLQLVGASSNVCFTSLSASSIPPLQEYLTQKPEGSKAILSTEPILSFLGQDAIPKTRVCLLDPRAEAAISPDDGDKFDVFLYGGILGDDPPRDRTGELRALGFEGRHLGPVQMTTDTALGVTKLVVEDGTPLDDIKFTDFPTITFNKYESIEMPFRYVQDAAGQPILPPGMREHLKADLDRTIDDF, from the exons ATGACATTCAACGACAGTGACAAGATGGCGGATAAGGATAAGGATAAGGGGTTCAAGTATATCATTG AGCAtatggaggaggacgatgcGGGGACGCACGCTCTGCCCGA GTACGCGCACATGCTGCAGCTCGTGGGCGCGTCGTCGAATGTGTGTTTTACGTCTCTGAGCGCATCGTCTATCCCGCCTCTGCAGGAGTACTTGACGCAGAAACCGGAGGGATCCAAGGCGATTCTGTCGACCGAGCCCATCCTCTCGTTCTTGGGACAGGATGCGATCCCCAAGACCCGTGTGTGTCTTCTTGACCCGCGGGCCGAGGCAGCTATTTCCCCCGACGATGGCGACAAGTTTGATGTATTCCTGTACGGCGGGATTCTGGGTGACGATCCCCCCCGCGATCGCACCGGCGAACTGCGCGCGCTGGGGTTTGAGGGCCGTCATCTTGGACCCGTACAGATGACGACTGATACTGCGTTGGGGGTTACAAagcttgtcgtcgaggatggcacgccgctcgacgacatcaaGTTTACCGACTTTCCCACTATTACCTTCAACAAGTACGAGAGCATCGAGATGCCGTTCCGCTATGTCCAGGACGCGGCTGGCCAACCTATCCTTCCCCCCGGGATGAGGGAGcacctcaaggccgacctgGACCGGACCATCGACGATTTCTAG
- a CDS encoding uncharacterized protein (DnaJ molecular chaperone homology domain) → MRIGALALSILAVATPALADGGRTAAEAAADGNRLLAQGSYSDAARAYSEAIASDPTYANYYKRATAYLSMGRHTAALDDFDAILKMNPDFSQAHFQKAKIYAQDGAFDDAARELTSFHKSKRDEASDELARNVASAQAGLKAAKADVGRQKWDSCVEHATQAIKVGSNNAELRELRARCETERGNVEGAYADLSRLATLNPSSQELRARLAHLAFFFLEPATAVAELKKCLHYDPDSKACKALHKSMRAFDRDLVKARNFAASDKPSDARRAITLLRGEEGLIARFDKLLDEAVASEAIPAQFDARKRSTTRLEIYSIGCRAIVDANDMASKLGSLWCDQVLAMDEGNEAALVYRGEKLLKAEKWEEAVTSFQSAFEKSGRRSQDIMQRLQKAERLLQVSKRKDYYKVLGVSRDADERTIKKAFRKAAKENHPDIGGSEDKMATINEAYEVLSDSELRSRYDNGDDPNDPSGGQGGNPFAHHGGGGMPFFFQQGFQGGGGGGFPGGGGGQKFHFQF, encoded by the exons ATGCGGATCGGAGCCCTCGCCCTTTCCATTCTAGCCGTCGCGACACCAGCCCTGGCTGACGGGGGCCGCACGGCTGCcgaagccgccgccgacggTAACAGGCTCCTCGCGCAGGGCTCGTACTCtgacgcggcgcgcgcgtacTCTGAAGCGATCG CCTCGGATCCCACTTATGCCAACTACTACAAGCGCGCGACGGCCTACCTCTCGATGGGGAGGCACACGGCCGCTCTGGATGATTTTGACGCGATCCTAAAGATGAACCCCGACTTTTCGCAAGCGCATTTCCAAAAAGCCAAGATCTACGCACAGGACGGCGCGTTCGACGACGCAGCTCGCGAGCTCACCTCATTCCACAAGagcaagcgcgacgaggcgagcgaCGAACTGGCCCGTAACGTCGCGTCGGCACAAGCAGGCCTTAAGGCCGCGAAAGCCGACGTGGGACGCCAGAAATGGGACTCGTGTGTAGAGCACGCAACACAGGCCATCAAAGTCGGCTCGAACAATGCCGAGCTGCGTGAATTGCGGGCACGATGCGAGACGGAACGCGGAAACGTCGAGGGCGCATACGCCGACCTCAGCCGCCTCGCAACCCTCAACCCATCGTCTCAGGAGTTGAGGGCCCGGTTGGCCCAcctcgccttcttcttcctcgagcCTGCGACGgcggtcgccgagctcaaaAAGTGCCTCCACTACGACCCGGACTCGAAGGCGTGCAAGGCGCTGCATAAAAGCATGCGCGCTTTCGACCGTGACCTAGTCAAGGCGCGTAACTTTGCCGCTAGTGACAAGCCGAGCGACGCTAGACGTGCTATCACGCTCCtacgcggcgaggagggcctAATTGCACGCTTCGACAAGCTCCTAGATGAGGCAGTGGCTTCTGAAGCCATCCCCGCCCAATtcgacgcgcgcaagcgcTCCACAACCCGACTGGAGATATACAGCATAGGTTGCCGGGCGATCGTAGACGCCAACGATATGGcgtccaagctcggcaGTCTCTGGTGCGACCAAGTCCTGGCCATGGACGAGGGCAATGAAGCGGCTCTAGTCTACCGAGGCGAGAAACTGCTCAAAGCCGAGAAGTGGGAGGAAGCAGTCACCTCTTTCCAATCCGCCTTTGAAAAGTCGGGTCGCCGCTCTCAAGATATAATGCAGCGCCTTCAAAAGGCCGAACGTCTCCTCCAAGTCtccaagcgcaaggactACTACAAAGTCCTCGGGGTATCTcgtgacgccgacgagcgaACGATCAAGAAGGCGTTCCGGAAGGCTGCCAAAGAAAACCACCCCGACATTGGGGGGAGCGAGGACAAGATGGCCACTATTAACGAGGCGTATGAGGTGCTCTCGGACTCGGAGCTGCGGTCGCGGTACGATAATGGCGACGACCCGAACGACCCCAGTGGAGGACAGGGGGGTAACCCGTTCGCCCACCATGGAGGCGGGGGGATGCCGTTCTTCTTCCAGCAGGGGTTccagggcggcggcggtggtgggttccctggaggaggtggaggacaGAAGTTCCATTTCCAGTTCTGA
- a CDS encoding uncharacterized protein (Fatty acid desaturase), translating into MSAATLRQRIVDKPGAADKAELLREAEDVELTEGQKFVVPNFTVKQLLDAIPAHCFKRSAFKSSLYVLQDFVLLAALVYGAYHIDSFLSRFNLSSAAHTIAKVSLWFAYQVAAGMVGTGVWVIAHECGHQAYSESKAINNAVGWVLHSILLVPYHSWRISHGRHHAATGHLTRDEVFVPRTREQLGIQAAKTEEEKKGINVPAWRQAELREALEESPIGALYGAIVHQLFGWPMYLIRNASGQLWYPKMTNHFQPSSIIFKPSHWYQIVASDIGVFLTFAALATFAYYRGFAEVAMVYIAPYLWVNHWLVFITFLQHTDPVLPHYSEKTWTFARGALATVDRNCLGPIGPYIFHGITETHVAHHTASRIPHYNAWEATEALKKFLGPHYQYNPENMIVSFWKSHRNCKYIEAGEDVAFYRNYSGVAQKVAVVEENAVSDSGVDHK; encoded by the exons ATGTCTGCCGCCACCCTGCGCCAGCGTATCGTCGACAAGCCCGGTGctgccgacaaggccgagctcctccgtgaggccgaggacgtcgagctcaccgAGGGCCAAAAGTTTGTGGTGCCCAACTTTACCGTCAAgcagctccttgacgcCATCCC TGCGCACTGCTTCAAGCGCTCGGCGTTCAAGTCGTCGCTCTACGTCCTCCAGGACTTTGTGCTCCTGGCCGCTCTCGTTTACGGCGCCTATCACATTGATTCCTTCCTGAGCCGCTT CAACCTCTCCTCCGCTGCCCACACCATTGCCAAGGTCAGCCTCTGGTTCGCATACCAGGTCGCTGCCGGTATGGTTGGCACTGGTGTCTGGGTTATTGCCCACGAGTGTGGCCACCAGGCCTACTCCGAGTCCAAGGCCATCAACAACGCCGTCGGCTGGGTTCTCCACTcgatcctcctcgtcccgTACCACTCGTGGCGCATCTCGCACGGTCGCCACCACGCCGCCACTGGTCACCTTACCCGTGACGAGGTCTTCGTTCCCCGCACccgcgagcagctcggcaTCCAGGCTGCCAAgactgaggaggagaagaagggtATCAACGTCCCTGCCTGGCGCCAGGCTGAGCTCCGCGAGGCTCTCGAGGAGTCGCCTATCGGCGCGCTCTACGGTGCCATTGTCCACCAGCTCTTCGGCTGGCCCATGTACCTGATCCGCAACGCTTCCGGCCAGCTCTGGTACCCCAAGATGACCAACCACTTCCAGCCGTCGTCGATCATCTTCAAGCCCTCGCACTGGTACCAGATTGTTGCTTCGGACATTGGTGTCTTCCTCACcttcgccgccctcgccactTTCGCCTACTACCGCGGCTTTGCTGAGGTTGCCATGGTCTACATTGCCCCCTACCTCTGGGTCAACCACTGGCTCGTGTTCATCACTTTCCTCCAGCACACTGACCCCGTCCTGCCCCACTACTCGGAGAAGACCTGGACCTTTGCCCGTGGCGCCCTTGCGACCGTTGACCGCAACTGCCTCGGCCCCATCGGCCCCTACATCTTCCACGGCATCACCGAGACCCACGTCGCCCACCACACCGCGAGCCGCATCCCCCACTACAACGCTTGGGAGGCGaccgaggcgctcaagaagtTCCTCGGCCCCCACTACCAGTACAACCCCGAGAACATGATTGTCTCGTTCTGGAAGTCGCACCGCAACTGCAAGTAcatcgaggccggcgaggacgttgcGTTCTACCGCAACTACTCGGGTGTTGCCCAGAAGGTCGCtgttgtcgaggagaacgcCGTCTCCGACTCGGGTGTCGACCACAAGTAA
- the GLO2 gene encoding uncharacterized protein (Hydroxyacylglutathione hydrolase C-terminus): MGLENYNITHARRNAMKIIPVQARTDNWMYLVIDEPSQTAAVVDPFDAPKLTAVATEHGAKVTTLITTHHHADHSGGNDKFLALNPGLTAYAGSDKSPGTNKIVGDGDKFKIGDNINVTCHSTPCHTQDSIAFFLEDNRTGQRGVFTGDTLFLAGCGRFFEGNAAEMHAALTKLGRLPDNTLVYNGHEYTLGSAKFGLMIEPDNAKLKQLYETAQKDKCTTGKSTIGDEKQWNVFMRLDQPEEIKATGERDPLKVMQRLREMKNAM, from the exons ATGGGCTTGGAGA ATTACAACATCACCCATGCTCGTCG GAACGCTATGAAG ATCATCCCAGTCCAGGCCCGCACCGATAACTGGATGTACCTCGTCATTGACGAGCCATCGCAGACCGCCGCCGTTGTTGATCCGTTTGACGCGCCCAAACTCACTGCTGTTGCCACGGAGCATGGGGCCAAG gtcACGACGCTGATTACGACGCACCACCACGCCGACCATTCGGGGGGTAATGACAAGTTT ctcgccctcaacCCGGGCCTAACGGCTTATGCTGGTTCGGACAAGTCGCCTGGAACGAACAAGATTgtgggcgacggcgacaagTTCAAGATTGGCGACAATATCAATGTGAC ATGCCACTCCACGCCGTGCCACACCCAGGACTCCAtcgccttcttcctcgAAGACAATAGGACTGGGCAGCGGGGTGTCTTCACTGG TGACACCCTCTTCCTTGCAGGATGCGGACGCTTCTTTGAGG gcaACGCTGCCGAGATGCACGCCGCTCTGACCAAGCTCGGCCGCTTGCCTGACAACACGCTCGTGTACAACGGTCACGAGTACACTCTTGGCTCGGCCAAGTTTGGCCTCATGATCGAGCCGGAcaacgccaagctcaagca GCTGTACGAGACGGCGCAGAAAGACAAGTGTACCACAGGCAAGTCGACAatcggcgacgagaagcAGTGGAACGTCTTTATGCGTCTTGACCAGCCCGAGGAGAT CAAGGCGACTGGTGAGAGGGACCCACTCAAGGTCATGCAGCGGCTACGTGAGATGAAGAACGCCATGTAG
- the ERP1 gene encoding uncharacterized protein (emp24/gp25L/p24 family/GOLD), giving the protein MRLTSFFLAAVPLLSAVQALHFYFESNEKRCFIEELPSDTIVEGHYRALLWDEATKQWTVNTQLGITVNVEDMESGNTVVNTPGPNAGRFTFASSDAADHNICVQSNLAGGWMSGTEHIKMYLDITVGSSKHDSSGDKQHADTLASKLQDLNQKVLDIQREQRYMREVEATFRDASETTNSKAVWFVIMQICILLAAGVWQMRHLKVYFEDKKLR; this is encoded by the exons ATGAGGCTGACCTCGTTCTTCCTGGCCGCCGTGCCATTGCTGTCTGCCGTGCAA GCCCTGCACTTCTACTTTGAGTCGAATGAGAAGCGGTGTTTTATCGAGGAGCTGCCGTCGGACACGATTGTCGAGG gaCACTACCGCGCGCTCCTATGGGACGAGGCGACCAAGCAGTGGACGGTGAACACCCAACTCGGGATCACCGTAAACGTCGAG GACATGGAGTCTGGAAATACGGTCGTCAACACCCCTGGACCCAACGCTGGTCGCTTCACTTTCGCCTCGTCTGACGCCG CCGACCACAATATCTGCGTCCAATCGAACTTGGCAGGCGGGTGGATGTCGGGGACAGAGCATATCAAGATGTACCTCGACATTACCGTTGGTTCTTCGAAGCATGATTCGTC CGGCGACAAACAGCACGCCGACACACTCGCTTCCAAGCTCCAGGATCTGAACCAAAAGGTCCTCGACATCCAGCGCGAGCAGCGATACAtgcgcgaggtggaggcgacGTTCCGCGACGCGAGTGAGACGACAAACAGCAAGGCCGTGTGGTTTGTCATTATGCAGATCtgcatcctcctcgcggcgggGGTGTGGCAGATGCGCCACCTCAAGGTCTATttcgaggacaagaagcTGCGCTAG